From Longimicrobiaceae bacterium, the proteins below share one genomic window:
- a CDS encoding exonuclease domain-containing protein, whose protein sequence is MIGDAQYTLPGLDVRPSGGLIDRAIAALREGPQHTHALARIVLGIQGAPPAAATAVFTLLGSDPRFVVDRQGVWRLADPSAGWRPLRRLREEEWVVVDVETTGGSPRRGHRITEVAAVCVSGGRIRRTYSTLVNPERRIPSMITALTGISDEMVRDAPRFRDVVDELEGVLRGRIFVAHNAAFDWAFLCSEMERAVGGRLEGRQLCTVRLARKLLPQLPSRSLDSLAYYFGLRIESRHRALDDAVATAQVFIHLLDRLQEMEIEEWEQVQRLLRRPVRRRKRRRAMPRSMDSA, encoded by the coding sequence GTGATCGGCGACGCGCAGTACACCCTCCCGGGACTGGACGTGCGCCCTTCCGGCGGGCTGATCGACCGGGCGATTGCGGCGTTGAGAGAAGGGCCGCAGCACACCCACGCCCTTGCCCGCATCGTGCTGGGCATCCAGGGAGCCCCACCCGCGGCGGCCACGGCGGTGTTCACACTGCTCGGGTCCGATCCCCGCTTCGTGGTCGATCGACAGGGAGTCTGGCGGCTGGCTGACCCCTCGGCCGGATGGCGTCCGCTGCGCAGGCTGCGGGAAGAGGAGTGGGTGGTGGTGGATGTCGAGACCACCGGAGGGTCGCCCCGGCGCGGACACCGGATCACCGAGGTCGCCGCGGTGTGTGTCTCTGGCGGCCGGATCCGGCGGACCTACAGCACGCTGGTGAACCCGGAGCGCCGCATTCCCTCGATGATCACCGCCCTCACCGGCATCTCCGACGAGATGGTGCGCGACGCCCCGCGCTTCCGCGACGTGGTGGATGAGCTGGAGGGGGTGCTCAGGGGGCGCATCTTCGTCGCCCACAACGCGGCCTTCGACTGGGCTTTCCTCTGTAGCGAGATGGAGCGGGCGGTGGGCGGGCGGCTGGAAGGCCGCCAGCTCTGCACGGTCCGGCTCGCCCGTAAGCTGCTTCCCCAGCTTCCCTCACGATCGCTCGACTCGCTCGCCTACTACTTCGGTCTGCGCATCGAGTCGCGCCACCGTGCCCTGGACGACGCGGTCGCCACGGCCCAGGTCTTCATCCACCTGCTGGACCGTCTGCAGGAAATGGAGATCGAGGAGTGGGAGCAGGTGCAGCGGCTGCTCCGGCGTCCCGTTCGCCGGCGCAAGCGCCGGCGGGCGATGCCTCGATCGATGGATTCCGCGTGA
- a CDS encoding arginine deiminase family protein: IEGGDVLILRPDLAMIGLSERSSPAAIESLVEGLRDKAGIEDVLIVVLPTESPAIHLDMILTMVDEAHCVVYPPYFVGPGRLPVLHYRGTAAVKERPDLFTALRDVGLPLEPVFCGGHHPVIQEREQWASGCNFVAVRPGVVLGYSRNEETLRQLEHEAGYRVMDAVDFLLEKALPPGERVAIAFEGAELVRGGGGGRCMTLPVKRDDIW; the protein is encoded by the coding sequence ATCGAGGGGGGCGACGTATTGATCCTGCGGCCGGATCTCGCCATGATCGGCCTGTCGGAGCGATCCAGCCCGGCCGCGATCGAGTCGCTGGTGGAGGGGCTGCGGGACAAGGCGGGGATCGAAGACGTGCTCATCGTGGTACTGCCTACGGAGAGCCCCGCGATTCATCTGGACATGATCCTCACCATGGTGGACGAGGCGCACTGTGTGGTGTACCCGCCGTACTTCGTGGGGCCCGGCCGCCTCCCCGTGCTCCACTATCGCGGGACCGCCGCCGTGAAGGAGCGTCCAGACCTGTTCACCGCGCTACGCGACGTGGGCCTTCCCTTGGAGCCGGTCTTCTGCGGGGGGCACCACCCGGTGATCCAGGAACGGGAGCAGTGGGCGAGCGGCTGCAACTTCGTGGCGGTGCGGCCCGGCGTGGTGCTGGGGTACTCACGCAACGAGGAGACGCTGCGGCAGCTGGAGCACGAGGCGGGTTACCGGGTGATGGACGCGGTGGACTTCCTGCTCGAGAAAGCGTTGCCGCCGGGTGAGCGGGTGGCGATCGCATTCGAGGGGGCCGAGCTGGTCCGCGGTGGCGGGGGTGGCCGGTGCATGACTCTTCCTGTGAAGCGGGACGATATCTGGTGA